The Candidatus Methylomirabilota bacterium genome contains the following window.
GGCGCTCGCCGCCCGAGCGGGAGCCCTCGCCCCCGGGAAGCTGAACCGAGTGCGTCGCGTCGAAGATCACCGGGACGCCGAGCTCCCGCATGATGGCCAGGCTGCGGAAGTCCACCACCAGGTTGTTGTAACCGAAGGTCACGCCGCGCTCGGTCAGGGTCACCCCATGCGCGCCGGCCGTCTGGAGCTTCTCCACCACGTTCCGCATGTCCCACGGGGCCATGAACTGCCCCTTCTTCACGTTCACGGGCCGGCCGCTCCGGCCGCAGGCCACGAGGAGATCCGTCTGGCGGCAGAGGAACGCGGGGACCTGGAGGCAGTCGAGAACCTCGGCGGCCGGCGAGACCTCGCTCGGGAGGTGGACGTCGGAGAGGACGGGACACCCGAAGCGCTCCCGCACCCGCCCGAGGATCCGCAAGCCTTCCACCAGGCCGGGCCCGCGGTAGGAGCGGAGCGAGGACCGGTTGGCCTTGTCGTACGACGACTTGTAGACGAACGGAACCTTGGCCTCGCGCGTGAGCCCGCAGAGCGCCTCGGCCATCCGGAGGGCGTGAGCCTCGTCCTCGATCGCGCAGGGGCCGGCGATCAGCGCCAGCGGGGCGCCCCCGCCGATCCGGACCGGCCCGATGTGGACTGCCGGGGGTCGATGCTCGGGGCCCACGCCTATCTCTTCACGGCCCCGCGCGCGCAGGCGGCGCCGATGAACCCGGCGAAGAGCGGATGGGGCGCCCAGGGGCGCGAGCGGAACTCGGGATGGAACTGGCTCGCGATGAACCAGGGGTGGTCCGGCAGCTCCACGATCTCCACCAGCTGCTTCTCCGGCCAGATGCCCGACACCCGGAAGCCGTTCTTCTCGAGGATCCGCCGGTATTCGTTGGACACCTCATACCGGTGGCGGTGGCGCTCCTCGATGTGGAGCGTCCCGTACATCCGCGCGGCCAGCGAGTCCTCGGCGATCGTGATGGGATAGAGCCCGAGCCGCATCGTGCCGCCCTTGGCCTCGACGCCGCGCTGCTCCGGGAGGAGATCGATCACCGGGTGAGAGGTGGCCCGGTCGAACTCCGAGGAGTTGGCGTCCGCGAGCCCCGCCACGCGCCGGGCGAACTCGACCACCGCGCATTGCAGGCCGAGGCAGATCCCGAGGAACGGCACCCCGCCTTCCCGGGCGTACCGGATGGCCTCGATCTTCCCCTCGATCCCGCGGTCGCCGAAGCCGCCCGGCACCAGCACGCCGTCCACGCTGGCCAGATGGGCCGGCGCCCCATCCTGGGTGAGCTGCTCGGCGTCGACCCAGCGCACGTCGACCCGCGCCTCGTTCGCGATGCCGCCGTGGGTCAGGGCCTCGGCCAGGCTCTTGTAGGAGTCCTTCAGGTCGATGTACTTCCCCACCACCGCGACCCGCGCCGTCCGTGACGGATTCTTGATCTTGCAGACGATCGTCTCCCACGCCGCCAGGTCGCTGGGGCGTGGAGGCAGCCCCAGCGCCTTCACCACGATCTCGTCGAGGCCCTCCTGGTGGAAGACCAGCGGCACCTCGTAGATCGTCTCGACGTCCTTGGCGGTGATGACCGCCTCCTCCTCGACGTCGCAGAAGAGCGCGATCTTGGACTTGATCCCGGCAGGGAGGAAGCGGTCGGTCCGGCACAGCACGATGTCCGGCTGGATCCCGATCGCGCGCAGCTCCTTCACGGAGTGCTGGGTCGCCTTCGTCTTCAGCTCGGAGGCCGCCTGGATGAACGGGACCAGCGTCAGGTGGATGTAGATCACGTTCTCCTTGCCGACGTCCTTCTTGAACTGGCGGACCGCCTCCAGGAACGGCAGCCCTTCGATGTCACCAACCGTCCCGCCGACCTCCACGATGACCACGTCGACGCCGTGGCTCACGCGCCGGATCGACGCCTTGATCTCGTCGGTGATGTGGGGGATCACCTGCACCGTCCGGCCGAGGTAGTCCCCCTGGCGCTCGCGGCTGATCACCGTGTGGTAGATCTTCCCGGTGGTCACGTTGTGGTCGCGCGTCATGCGGGCGCGCGTGAACCGCTCGTAATGCCCCAGATCGAGGTCCGTCTCGCCGCCGTCGTCGGTGACGAAGACCTCCCCGTGCTGGTACGGGCTCATCGTGCCCGCGTCCACGTTGATGTACGGGTCCATCTTCAGGAGCGTCACCCGGAACCCACGCGCCTCCAGGAGACACCCGATCGAGGCGGCCGCCAGTCCCTTGCCCAGAGACGACACCACGCCTCCCGTGACAAAGACATACTTCATCGCCACGCTCAGCCTCCTCTCCGATTGGGATTCGTTCCGTTCCCGGACCCCACCTCGGGACCGGCGGGATCCAGCGCCGCGGCCTGCCGGACCCAGGCCCGGGCCTCGGCCCGGCTGCGGAGGCGCCCGGCCACCTGCGCGGCCACCAGCCCCTCGAGCAGGTGTCCGAACTGCGGCCCGGGGCGGAGCCCCATCGCCTGGAGGTCTCCGCCCGTGAGCAGCGGCCGGACCGCGCGCCAGCGGGTGAGGTGCTCGACCACGTAGCGGCGGACGCGTGTCCCGCGCGCTTCCACGTGGACCCAGGCCGCCACCGCCTCGGGAACGCCCCGCAGCCGGGTGAACGCCTCGGCGGCGCTCCGCGCGTCCTCCAGGCGCTCGATCAGCGCGCCCGCGCCCGCCCCCGCCTGCTCGACGGCCGCCCGGAGGGGTACCGGCAGCGCGAGCCGATCGAGCCAGGCCCGCCGCGCCTCGGGCCCGAGGTGGCCGCCGAGCGCGAGGAGATAGAGGGCTCGCACCGTATCCGGCGCGAGGGGCAGGCGCGCGGCGCTCGCCGCCACCCGCGCGAGGCGCCGGGCGGCGACCGCGGAGAACCGGTACCCGGGCTCGAGGAGCCGGAAGGCTCCCAGCCGGCCCAGGCGGGCCAGGATCTCGGCGGGCGCCCGCTCGCCGAGGATCAGGTCGAGCTCGGCCCGGAGGCGGTCCCCCGACAGCGCGGCGTACACCGGCAGCGCCGCCGCGGCCGCGGCGAGCCGGCGCGTCGGGCGATCCAGCCGGAACCCGAGCCGGACCGCGAACCGCACGGCCCGGAAAATCCGCGTGGGGTCCTCGATGAACGACAGCGGGTGCAGCACGCGGATCCGGCCGGCCCGCAAGTCGACGAGGCCGCCGACCGGATCGAGCACCCGGCCGGCGCTGGC
Protein-coding sequences here:
- the kdsA gene encoding 3-deoxy-8-phosphooctulonate synthase, which gives rise to MGPEHRPPAVHIGPVRIGGGAPLALIAGPCAIEDEAHALRMAEALCGLTREAKVPFVYKSSYDKANRSSLRSYRGPGLVEGLRILGRVRERFGCPVLSDVHLPSEVSPAAEVLDCLQVPAFLCRQTDLLVACGRSGRPVNVKKGQFMAPWDMRNVVEKLQTAGAHGVTLTERGVTFGYNNLVVDFRSLAIMRELGVPVIFDATHSVQLPGGEGSRSGGERRYVAGLARAAVAFGVDALFMEVHEEPDRAPSDGPTMLPLDWLPGLLEDVRAITSVLAASGAREVRP
- a CDS encoding CTP synthase, yielding MAMKYVFVTGGVVSSLGKGLAAASIGCLLEARGFRVTLLKMDPYINVDAGTMSPYQHGEVFVTDDGGETDLDLGHYERFTRARMTRDHNVTTGKIYHTVISRERQGDYLGRTVQVIPHITDEIKASIRRVSHGVDVVIVEVGGTVGDIEGLPFLEAVRQFKKDVGKENVIYIHLTLVPFIQAASELKTKATQHSVKELRAIGIQPDIVLCRTDRFLPAGIKSKIALFCDVEEEAVITAKDVETIYEVPLVFHQEGLDEIVVKALGLPPRPSDLAAWETIVCKIKNPSRTARVAVVGKYIDLKDSYKSLAEALTHGGIANEARVDVRWVDAEQLTQDGAPAHLASVDGVLVPGGFGDRGIEGKIEAIRYAREGGVPFLGICLGLQCAVVEFARRVAGLADANSSEFDRATSHPVIDLLPEQRGVEAKGGTMRLGLYPITIAEDSLAARMYGTLHIEERHRHRYEVSNEYRRILEKNGFRVSGIWPEKQLVEIVELPDHPWFIASQFHPEFRSRPWAPHPLFAGFIGAACARGAVKR